The following proteins are co-located in the Pseudanabaena sp. BC1403 genome:
- a CDS encoding NADP-dependent oxidoreductase → MTDIMSREIHLVSRPNGMPTAANFAIAQTKLEPLQDQQVLVRNLYMSVDPYMRGRMSDRKSYVPPFELGQPLDGGAVGVVIESRAKEFKQGDIVISSFGWREYFIAAPKTLHLVSREIQPLSNYLGALGMTGMTAWAGLNLVEVKAGDVIFISGAAGAVGSVAGQLAKLRGCRVIGAAGSAEKVKFLQEECGFDIALNYKAAPILEQLNEAVPDGIDVYFDNVGGETLEAALSTLSIHGRIIACGGISGYNEESPQAGPSNLFNMITKRLTMKGLIVSDFLDLQYKFEQEVGRYFRDGKLKNKETVVVGIEQAVSAFIGLFAGKNIGKMVVKLD, encoded by the coding sequence CTAGTTTCTCGTCCCAACGGGATGCCAACCGCAGCTAACTTTGCGATCGCGCAAACCAAATTAGAACCACTTCAAGATCAACAGGTTTTGGTTCGCAATCTCTATATGTCAGTCGATCCATATATGCGTGGTCGCATGAGCGATAGAAAGTCCTATGTTCCGCCTTTTGAGTTAGGGCAACCCCTCGATGGTGGCGCAGTTGGAGTAGTAATCGAGTCTCGCGCTAAGGAATTTAAGCAGGGAGATATCGTCATTTCTAGCTTTGGCTGGCGAGAATACTTTATCGCTGCGCCAAAAACGTTGCATCTAGTCAGTCGCGAGATCCAACCACTTTCAAATTATCTTGGCGCACTGGGTATGACGGGTATGACCGCTTGGGCTGGATTGAATTTAGTAGAAGTTAAAGCTGGCGACGTGATTTTTATTTCGGGAGCAGCAGGTGCAGTAGGCAGCGTCGCTGGACAACTTGCAAAATTGCGTGGATGTCGGGTAATTGGAGCAGCAGGCTCTGCGGAAAAGGTTAAATTTCTACAGGAAGAATGTGGCTTTGATATCGCCTTAAATTACAAAGCTGCTCCTATCCTCGAACAATTAAACGAAGCAGTTCCCGATGGCATTGATGTGTATTTCGATAATGTCGGCGGTGAAACTCTGGAAGCAGCCCTCTCCACATTAAGCATACATGGCAGGATCATTGCTTGTGGTGGTATCTCTGGCTACAACGAAGAAAGTCCACAGGCAGGCCCTTCTAATCTCTTTAACATGATTACTAAGCGATTGACGATGAAAGGACTAATTGTTAGTGACTTCCTTGATCTTCAGTACAAGTTTGAGCAGGAAGTGGGTCGCTATTTCCGAGATGGCAAATTGAAGAACAAAGAAACCGTAGTGGTAGGCATTGAGCAAGCGGTAAGCGCATTCATCGGACTTTTTGCAGGTAAAAACATTGGCAAGATGGTGGTGAAGTTAGATTAA